The Chiroxiphia lanceolata isolate bChiLan1 chromosome 4, bChiLan1.pri, whole genome shotgun sequence genome contains a region encoding:
- the LOC116786495 gene encoding uncharacterized protein LOC116786495 isoform X1 — protein sequence MNTDSGGCARKRAAMSVTLTAVKRVQSSPNLLASVLDISFSGSDSQSPDSAWRSYNNGSRETLNGDASGSSLSAKGFRSVRPNLQDKKSPTQAPLPPPRKARVTNHKNEINLQAVTAGPAKYHPTDTAYYTNEKSVQETMSFQISNTSVSYAQKIIKPLTSNSSAGTNTVAGISTTLHQGQRQQSQKRKVSTLKLTRTRDPASSIHCNSQQQLEPVEEPVFPQRPVSPACNPMPEIHTASLSIQIASSPDNKAEPEIQEHPPSISPDTSEMSSKDLGQKSTVLPSSQAAEYHVLGNQKVTAPVMEAQITVNGNSALLPAQ from the exons ATGAACACAG ATAGCGGTGGGTGTGCTCGCAAACGTGCTGCAATGTCTGTCACATTAACAGCTGTGAAGAGAGTTCAGAGTTCTCCAAACCTATTGGCCTCAG TATtggatatttctttttcagggtCTGATTCTCAGTCTCCAGATTCAG cTTGGAGATCTTACAATAATGGAAGTAGAGAGACACTGAATGGAGACGCTAGCGGTTCATCTCTTTCAGCAAAAGGTTTTAGGAGTGTGCGGCCAAATCTACAGGATAAAAAATCACCAACTCAG GCACCTCTGCCACCCCCTAGAAAAGCAAGAGTAACTAATCACAAGAATGAAATTAATCTCCAGGCAGTAACAGCTGGTCCAGCTAAATACCATCCCACAGATACTGCCTATTACACTAATGAGAAGTCTGTTCAGGAGACAATGTCATTTCAAATATCTAACACAAGTGTGTCCTATGCACAAAAAATCATTAAACCACTGACCTCAAACTCCAGTGCAGGCACAAACACAGTAGCTGGTATAAGTACTACTCTCCATCAAGGCCAGAGGCAACAGTCTCAAAAACGTAAGGTATCTACCCTGAAATTAACCCGGACACGTGACCCAGCAAGTAGCATTCATTGTAATTCACAGCAACAGCTCGAGCCTGTTGAAGAGCCAGTATTTCCACAAAGGCCTGTCTCACCTGCCTGTAACCCCATGCCTGAGATACACACAGCATCTCTTTCCATTCAGATAGCTTCCTCCCCTGACAATAAAGCAGAGCCTGAAATCCAAGAACATCCACCTAGTATTTCTCCAGACACTTCAGAGATGTCTTCAAAGGATTTGGGACAAAAGTCTACAGTTCTTCCTTCTTCACAGGCTGCAGAATACCATGTg CTTGGAAACCAGAAAGTAACTGCCCCCGTGATGGAG GCTCAGATCACAGTGAATGGGAATTCGGCACTGCTGCCAGCCCAGTGA
- the LOC116786495 gene encoding uncharacterized protein LOC116786495 isoform X2, whose amino-acid sequence MSVTLTAVKRVQSSPNLLASVLDISFSGSDSQSPDSAWRSYNNGSRETLNGDASGSSLSAKGFRSVRPNLQDKKSPTQAPLPPPRKARVTNHKNEINLQAVTAGPAKYHPTDTAYYTNEKSVQETMSFQISNTSVSYAQKIIKPLTSNSSAGTNTVAGISTTLHQGQRQQSQKRKVSTLKLTRTRDPASSIHCNSQQQLEPVEEPVFPQRPVSPACNPMPEIHTASLSIQIASSPDNKAEPEIQEHPPSISPDTSEMSSKDLGQKSTVLPSSQAAEYHVLGNQKVTAPVMEAQITVNGNSALLPAQ is encoded by the exons ATGTCTGTCACATTAACAGCTGTGAAGAGAGTTCAGAGTTCTCCAAACCTATTGGCCTCAG TATtggatatttctttttcagggtCTGATTCTCAGTCTCCAGATTCAG cTTGGAGATCTTACAATAATGGAAGTAGAGAGACACTGAATGGAGACGCTAGCGGTTCATCTCTTTCAGCAAAAGGTTTTAGGAGTGTGCGGCCAAATCTACAGGATAAAAAATCACCAACTCAG GCACCTCTGCCACCCCCTAGAAAAGCAAGAGTAACTAATCACAAGAATGAAATTAATCTCCAGGCAGTAACAGCTGGTCCAGCTAAATACCATCCCACAGATACTGCCTATTACACTAATGAGAAGTCTGTTCAGGAGACAATGTCATTTCAAATATCTAACACAAGTGTGTCCTATGCACAAAAAATCATTAAACCACTGACCTCAAACTCCAGTGCAGGCACAAACACAGTAGCTGGTATAAGTACTACTCTCCATCAAGGCCAGAGGCAACAGTCTCAAAAACGTAAGGTATCTACCCTGAAATTAACCCGGACACGTGACCCAGCAAGTAGCATTCATTGTAATTCACAGCAACAGCTCGAGCCTGTTGAAGAGCCAGTATTTCCACAAAGGCCTGTCTCACCTGCCTGTAACCCCATGCCTGAGATACACACAGCATCTCTTTCCATTCAGATAGCTTCCTCCCCTGACAATAAAGCAGAGCCTGAAATCCAAGAACATCCACCTAGTATTTCTCCAGACACTTCAGAGATGTCTTCAAAGGATTTGGGACAAAAGTCTACAGTTCTTCCTTCTTCACAGGCTGCAGAATACCATGTg CTTGGAAACCAGAAAGTAACTGCCCCCGTGATGGAG GCTCAGATCACAGTGAATGGGAATTCGGCACTGCTGCCAGCCCAGTGA
- the LOC116786495 gene encoding sorbin and SH3 domain-containing protein 2-like isoform X4, translating into MNTDSGGCARKRAAMSVTLTAVKRVQSSPNLLASVLDISFSGSDSQSPDSAWRSYNNGSRETLNGDASGSSLSAKGFRSVRPNLQDKKSPTQLGNQKVTAPVMEAQITVNGNSALLPAQ; encoded by the exons ATGAACACAG ATAGCGGTGGGTGTGCTCGCAAACGTGCTGCAATGTCTGTCACATTAACAGCTGTGAAGAGAGTTCAGAGTTCTCCAAACCTATTGGCCTCAG TATtggatatttctttttcagggtCTGATTCTCAGTCTCCAGATTCAG cTTGGAGATCTTACAATAATGGAAGTAGAGAGACACTGAATGGAGACGCTAGCGGTTCATCTCTTTCAGCAAAAGGTTTTAGGAGTGTGCGGCCAAATCTACAGGATAAAAAATCACCAACTCAG CTTGGAAACCAGAAAGTAACTGCCCCCGTGATGGAG GCTCAGATCACAGTGAATGGGAATTCGGCACTGCTGCCAGCCCAGTGA
- the LOC116786495 gene encoding uncharacterized protein LOC116786495 isoform X3: MNTGSDSQSPDSAWRSYNNGSRETLNGDASGSSLSAKGFRSVRPNLQDKKSPTQAPLPPPRKARVTNHKNEINLQAVTAGPAKYHPTDTAYYTNEKSVQETMSFQISNTSVSYAQKIIKPLTSNSSAGTNTVAGISTTLHQGQRQQSQKRKVSTLKLTRTRDPASSIHCNSQQQLEPVEEPVFPQRPVSPACNPMPEIHTASLSIQIASSPDNKAEPEIQEHPPSISPDTSEMSSKDLGQKSTVLPSSQAAEYHVLGNQKVTAPVMEAQITVNGNSALLPAQ; the protein is encoded by the exons ATGAACACAG ggtCTGATTCTCAGTCTCCAGATTCAG cTTGGAGATCTTACAATAATGGAAGTAGAGAGACACTGAATGGAGACGCTAGCGGTTCATCTCTTTCAGCAAAAGGTTTTAGGAGTGTGCGGCCAAATCTACAGGATAAAAAATCACCAACTCAG GCACCTCTGCCACCCCCTAGAAAAGCAAGAGTAACTAATCACAAGAATGAAATTAATCTCCAGGCAGTAACAGCTGGTCCAGCTAAATACCATCCCACAGATACTGCCTATTACACTAATGAGAAGTCTGTTCAGGAGACAATGTCATTTCAAATATCTAACACAAGTGTGTCCTATGCACAAAAAATCATTAAACCACTGACCTCAAACTCCAGTGCAGGCACAAACACAGTAGCTGGTATAAGTACTACTCTCCATCAAGGCCAGAGGCAACAGTCTCAAAAACGTAAGGTATCTACCCTGAAATTAACCCGGACACGTGACCCAGCAAGTAGCATTCATTGTAATTCACAGCAACAGCTCGAGCCTGTTGAAGAGCCAGTATTTCCACAAAGGCCTGTCTCACCTGCCTGTAACCCCATGCCTGAGATACACACAGCATCTCTTTCCATTCAGATAGCTTCCTCCCCTGACAATAAAGCAGAGCCTGAAATCCAAGAACATCCACCTAGTATTTCTCCAGACACTTCAGAGATGTCTTCAAAGGATTTGGGACAAAAGTCTACAGTTCTTCCTTCTTCACAGGCTGCAGAATACCATGTg CTTGGAAACCAGAAAGTAACTGCCCCCGTGATGGAG GCTCAGATCACAGTGAATGGGAATTCGGCACTGCTGCCAGCCCAGTGA